AGAGGGCAAAGACGGACTCATTTCCAGGAAATTCGAAGTTGTCAAAGAAGATGGCAAAGAAGTCAAAAGAGAATTACTATCAGAAAAAGTCGTGAATGAAAAGCAGGATAAGGTTGTGACGGTCGGAACGAAAACGACGGTTGCCCAAGCCTCACGCGGCGTAACCAACGTCAGTTCGCCAAATGGAAAAGAGATATACGTTTCATCAACGGCCTATACGGCCAGTTGCAAGGGCTGTTCAGGTGTCACGTCTACAGGGGTGAATCTCAAGAGTAATCCCGGTGCAAAAATCATTGCTGTCGATCCAAGCGTAATCCCCTTAGGGTCGAAAGTCTATGTAGAAGGCTATGGCTATGCAGTGGCTGCTGACAAAGGCGGCGCCATCAAGGGGAATAAGATCGACGTTTTCTTTTCCTCGAAAAATGACGCCTACCGTTGGGGTGTAAAGCAAGTGAAGATTCGCGTATTGGACTAATAAGGTTTCTCTCGCAGGAGATGAATTCGTCTCCTGTTTTTTGACGTTTTATTTTCCATTTGTTGAAAAACCTCATGTAAAACTGTTTTAATAAGATAGACGTGTTAAAACCGATAAGATGTGATGATGGACGTGACTGGATCCCGTTGCCCAGTCCCCGATTTACATTCAGCGAATGGGCAGGCATCTTCCGGTGACCCAAGTGTATGTATCAAGAGCGATTCAAAGCGTTTTCGCTTTTCTGTATGGAGGATAACATGAAAAAAATCAAAGAAATCATTGTTGTAGAAGGTAAGGACGATACCGTAGCGATAAAAAGGGCTGTTAATGCCGATACGATAGAAACGAACGGATCAGCGGTGAATGAATCATGTATTGAGCAGGTTAGGCTTGCACAACAGACCCGAGGTGCGATCATTTTCACAGATCCCGATTTTCCCGGTCAAAAAATCAGGAATATCATTTCAGAACAGGTAAAAGGCTGTAAACACGCCTTTTTAACGAAGAAGGAAGCCCTCCCTAAGTCGGGCAGGGGGATCGGTGTGGAGCATGCTTCCCCTGAGGCAATCCGTAATGCTTTGAAGGATGCACAATTGATGGATGAAGAGGCTTCGGAAGAAATTTCACAGCAGGATTTAATCGATGCAGGTTTAATAGGCGGTCCTGGTGCCAAGGAACGAAGGGAAAGACTTGGAACCATTTTGAAAATCGGATTCACCAATGGAAAGCAGTTATATAAACGACTGAAAATGTTCCAAATATCAACCGAGACTTTTTATGAAGCGATGATACAGATCAATCAGGAGGAAAACCATGAATAAGGATATTGCAACCCCCGTCAGGACGAAGGATATACTGAAAAAGTACGGATTCTCCTTTAAAAAGAGCTTAGGCCAAAACTTTTTAATCGATACGAATATTTTGAAGCGCATCGTCGATCATGCCCATTTGACAGAGGAAAGCGGAGCGATTGAGATCGGCCCGGGAATCGGAGCTTTGACGGAACAACTTGCGAAAAGCAGTAAAAAGGTTACGGCATTCGAAATTGATCAGCGTTTACTGCCGATCTTATCGGATACATTGGCCCCTTATGACAATGTGAACATCATTCACGGAGATGTTCTAAAGGCGGACGTGAAAAAGGTCATCGAGGAAGAATTCACTGGCTTCTCGGATATAATGGTCGTGGCAAATCTGCCGTACTACGTGACGACGCCAATCATTTTAAAGCTATTGTCCGAGAATCTTCCGATCAGGGGCATCGTGTGCATGCTGCAGAAGGAAGTGGCTGACCGAATTGCGGCTAAACCCGGAACGAAGGAATACGGTTCCTTATCGATTGCCATTCAATATTATACGGAAGCCGAGACCGTGATGATCGTTCCCAAAACGGTATTCATGCCTCAGCCTAATGTCGATTCAGCAGTAATTCGTCTTACTAAGCGGGTTAATCCTATCGTAGAGGTCCTTGATGAGGAATTCTTCTTCATTGTCACAAGGGCCAGCTTCGCGCAGCGCCGGAAAACGATTTTAAACAACTTAACGAGCCAGCTTCCGGATGGAAAAACGAAAAAAGAACTTATAATTGCTGCTCTCGAAGCATCGGAAGTGGATCCGTCCAGACGTGGTGAAACATTGAGCATTGCCGAATTTGGCCGCTTGAGTGATGCACTTTTGCCAAATTTCAAATAAGGAAATAGAAAAAATCGGAAGGGGGTCACTCCCAGCTTCCGGTTTTTTTGTTTGGTTGTTAATCCGCATAATGGCAACGGAACGATGAAGATGTTCGAGCCCACCTTTCACCATTCATGTTTGGCTTGCATAACTTAAGAGTGAAAATAAACTAGGGCGGGCTGAAAATAAGTCTTCTCATGGGGTGGGGCCATGAATATTCAAATAAACGATATTGTTGGTCGGGTTTCTTATAAATGTGACGTGCTGTTCCGGGTAATCGATATCCGTGATATTGCCGGTAGACGTGAAGCAGTCCTTTATGGGGAAGATATCCGACTGATCGCAGATGCACCTTTTCAAGATTTAATGATCATTAATGATCATGAAAGAAATGATCGCCAAAGGTCGAATGAAGCGTTACAAGAACAATCTTACCGCTTATTGACACAAGACCTTGAGCTGCAGCAGCAAAAAAATGGCTATCAATCCAGTAATGGTTATCGCTATAGCGGTGAATATTTTCAGATACCAGGCAGGGTCCTCCATGTTGATGGAGATGCATCTTACTTAAGGAAATGCCTTGATTTATACCAAAAATTCGGCATTCCGGTCAATGGTGTCTATTGCAATGAAAAGGAAATGCCTCAACGCATCGGGGGGCTGCTGGACCATTACAGACCGGATATCCTTGTTGTCACTGGTCACGACGCCTATTCAAAATCAAAAGGGCCGATGTCCGATATCAATGCTTACCGTCACTCAAACGACTTTGTCCAGACAGTGAGGGAGGCGAGAAGGAAGGTCTCGCATTTAGACCAGCTGATTATATTTGCCGGTGCTTGTCAATCTCATTTTGAATCACTTATCCAAGCTGGGGCAAATTTTGCGAGCTCTCCTTCGCGTGTCAATATTCATGCTCTTGATCCCGTATATATCGTCGGAAAAGTTAGCTTCACTCCTTATATCGAGAATATTCATGTATGGGATGTCCTTCGGAATACGTTAACGGGTGAGAAAGGATTAGGCGGGATTGAAACAAGAGGGGTGTTACGGACCGGACTGCCATTCAAGCCATTTCAGGAAGAATGAACGGGCTGCATTTTTAAAAGAATGCAGCCTGCTTTTAACTTAACAGGATTCGGAAACTCTCCTGGAAAACCTGTTAATTAAGGAAATGTCGACGAGAGATAACGATTTAGTTACGAAAATTCGGCTGATTGAATAACGAAATAGTTCGTTTACATATTTTTTCATTTCCCAGGATATAATAAAATTGTTCGCGATTTTGCCGAATTTCAGGAAAAAAATATTGACTACATTTTTAAGTGCTGATATAATTTATTATTTTGTTTGCGTATATTTGTAAATTGTGATATACTTAACTTAGTGAGGTGGACCGAAAATGCCAAAAACTCTAGCTGATATTAAAACTGCACTTGATTCAAACCTGGGTAAAAGATTGCTCTTAAAAGCAAATGGTGGAAGAAGAAAGACTGTAGAACGTTTTGGAACTTTGGCGGAAACTTATCCGGCTGTTTTTGTAATTGAGCTCGACCAAGATGAAAATGCGTTTGAAAGAGTATCTTACAGCTATGCGGATGTTTTAACGGAAACCGTAGAACTAACATTTTTAAACAAACAACAAGAGATGTAACTTAGAGGAGGCAGCGAACAATTGTTTGCTGCTTTTTGTTTTGGGTCGATGATCTCAAGAAACAAAATCGAAATTCCTAAAAGGTGTAATGAAATACGTTATGATGCAAACACTAGGGATGTGACAGCATGTGAAAGGGGTCGTTTCGCTTGAGCAGGAGAAAAGGGATTATGTCAGATGGTCTTAAAGAGGAATTGGCAAAAGAACTTGGATTTTACGATGTGGTCCAGAAAGAAGGCTGGGGAGGAATCCGGGCCAAGGACGCAGGGAACATGGTGAAGCTTGCTATCGAAAAAGCACAACGTCAATTGGTGAACAAAGAGTAAATTGAACACTAAATTGTAACATGCTGCCACATTTAAAGAAACCGGGCTCCCGATACAATGTATAGCACGATTCATTTTTGCTTACATTGTAGATAAGGAGTCTGGTTTTTTTTACGTAAGCAGAGAGGAGCTGCTCTTCCGTAAGCCTACTACATGTGTCCATTCGCCTCTTAAGGTATCTCTTAGCTTCAATACCTTGAAATTACGATGAAAAAACCTTTAGAATATAAACAAATATGATAGAATAGGACAAGAACTTTTAAGAACGTTAAAGTAGGTGGACATATTGAAGCTTATGGAAAAAGCCCCGGCTAAGATTAACTTGGCTTTGGATGTGCTTTTCAAACGGCCTGACGGGTATCATGAGGTGGAAATGATCATGACGACAGTCGACCTTGCCGATAGAATTGAACTGAAGGAAATAAAGGGAAACCATATACAAATTCTATCACATAATCGATTCGTTCCGGATGATCATCGGAATTTAGCTTATCAAGCCGCATTTATTCTAAAGGAACGTTTTGGGATCAAAAAAGGTGTTTCTATAACTATAGAGAAAAATATACCTGTAGCAGCTGGATTAGCTGGTGGAAGCAGTGACGCCGCCGCTACCTTGAGAGGCTTAAATAGACTGTGGAAGCTTGGGCTTTCCATGGATGAACTTGCGGAAATAGGAGCTGAGATTGGCTCTGATGTGTCATTTTGTGTATATGGGGGGACGGCATTGGCGAAGGGGCGCGGCGAAAAGATCACGCATCTGCCGGCACCGCCGAAATGCTGGGTCATTTTAGCGAAGCCGACAATCGGCGTTTCCACGGCTGATATATACAAAAGGCTCCAAATTTCAAAAATGGACCATCCGGATGTACCTGGAATGATCTCGGCCATCAAGGAAAACAGTTACCAGGATGTATGTGCTGGGTTAGGTAATGTTCTGGAGCAAGTGACATTGCAGTTATATCCAGAGGTTGCAAATATTAAAGATCAAATGAAGACATTTGGTGCAGATTCGGTATTGATGAGCGGTAGTGGTCCGACCGTTTTCGGTTTGGTGGAACATGACTCGCGGATGCAAAGAATATATAACGGTCTGCGCGGATTTTGTGATCAAGTCTATGCGGTTCGTTTATTGGG
This genomic stretch from Peribacillus muralis harbors:
- the rnmV gene encoding ribonuclease M5, with protein sequence MKKIKEIIVVEGKDDTVAIKRAVNADTIETNGSAVNESCIEQVRLAQQTRGAIIFTDPDFPGQKIRNIISEQVKGCKHAFLTKKEALPKSGRGIGVEHASPEAIRNALKDAQLMDEEASEEISQQDLIDAGLIGGPGAKERRERLGTILKIGFTNGKQLYKRLKMFQISTETFYEAMIQINQEENHE
- the yabG gene encoding sporulation peptidase YabG is translated as MNIQINDIVGRVSYKCDVLFRVIDIRDIAGRREAVLYGEDIRLIADAPFQDLMIINDHERNDRQRSNEALQEQSYRLLTQDLELQQQKNGYQSSNGYRYSGEYFQIPGRVLHVDGDASYLRKCLDLYQKFGIPVNGVYCNEKEMPQRIGGLLDHYRPDILVVTGHDAYSKSKGPMSDINAYRHSNDFVQTVREARRKVSHLDQLIIFAGACQSHFESLIQAGANFASSPSRVNIHALDPVYIVGKVSFTPYIENIHVWDVLRNTLTGEKGLGGIETRGVLRTGLPFKPFQEE
- the veg gene encoding biofilm formation stimulator Veg, encoding MPKTLADIKTALDSNLGKRLLLKANGGRRKTVERFGTLAETYPAVFVIELDQDENAFERVSYSYADVLTETVELTFLNKQQEM
- a CDS encoding protein sspF; amino-acid sequence: MSRRKGIMSDGLKEELAKELGFYDVVQKEGWGGIRAKDAGNMVKLAIEKAQRQLVNKE
- the ispE gene encoding 4-(cytidine 5'-diphospho)-2-C-methyl-D-erythritol kinase; the encoded protein is MKLMEKAPAKINLALDVLFKRPDGYHEVEMIMTTVDLADRIELKEIKGNHIQILSHNRFVPDDHRNLAYQAAFILKERFGIKKGVSITIEKNIPVAAGLAGGSSDAAATLRGLNRLWKLGLSMDELAEIGAEIGSDVSFCVYGGTALAKGRGEKITHLPAPPKCWVILAKPTIGVSTADIYKRLQISKMDHPDVPGMISAIKENSYQDVCAGLGNVLEQVTLQLYPEVANIKDQMKTFGADSVLMSGSGPTVFGLVEHDSRMQRIYNGLRGFCDQVYAVRLLGDRNNLE
- the rsmA gene encoding 16S rRNA (adenine(1518)-N(6)/adenine(1519)-N(6))-dimethyltransferase RsmA, yielding MNKDIATPVRTKDILKKYGFSFKKSLGQNFLIDTNILKRIVDHAHLTEESGAIEIGPGIGALTEQLAKSSKKVTAFEIDQRLLPILSDTLAPYDNVNIIHGDVLKADVKKVIEEEFTGFSDIMVVANLPYYVTTPIILKLLSENLPIRGIVCMLQKEVADRIAAKPGTKEYGSLSIAIQYYTEAETVMIVPKTVFMPQPNVDSAVIRLTKRVNPIVEVLDEEFFFIVTRASFAQRRKTILNNLTSQLPDGKTKKELIIAALEASEVDPSRRGETLSIAEFGRLSDALLPNFK